The DNA region ATCAGGACGGAAACAGTTTTACCCTTATAGAATTTAAGATGTAGCTACGCACAGGTTTCCTTTACCATCTTTGCCACATTATCGATTATCACGCCCGATGCGGAGAGGTGATTTTTAGGATTGAAAATTGCCTTAAGTTCATTGGTACTTAACATGGATGACAACTCTTTATCTCTGTTCAAAGCATCAAGGAAGTGAATGTCTTTCTTTGTAGCATCGAACGCTATTCTCTGTATCGCTCTGTAAGCATCAAATCTTGGCTTCCCCTTCTTTACAAGAACATCAAGTACGAACTCGGCGTATATTTGCCCCTTCGTAAGTTCCAAATTCCGCAGTATACGCCTCTCATCTACTCTCAAGCCAGCAATGACCCTGAGCATACTGTTCAACATTTCATCCAAGAGTATCGCAGCTGTTGGTATGGTAAAGCGTTCGTTTGCTGAATTGGAAAGATCCCTTTCATGCCATAAACTTACGTTTTCCAGAGAAACGTTTACCATGGCTTTTACTAATCTTGCAAGCGATGAAGTCCTTTCGCTCTTTATTGGGTTCTTCTTTACTGGAACCGCACTGCTTCCAATCTGCCCCTCCTTAAAAGGCTCAGACATCTCTCCAATCTCTGTTCTCTGCAAATTGCGAATTTCAACGGCAATCTTGTCAAGTGTCGATGCTATAACCGCAACTGCAAACATGAACTCCGCGTATCTTTCCCTTGATACCACTTGAGTCGCCGCTTCTACTGGATGCAGTTTTAATTTCTTTGCGACAAGCTTCTGAACGTCTAGTGCCTTTTTGCCCATTAATGAACCAGTTCCAACAACGCCTAATGTTTTGCACGCAAGCACTCGTTTTTGTAACTCCGTCAATCTTTCTATATGATTTATCATGTCCGATGCCCAAACAGCAAATTTCAAACCGAACGAAATTATGCTTGCATGCTGACCATGTGTCCTGCCAACCGCAGGTACATCTCTATATTTTACAGCTTTTTCGGCTAATAAGGTCGTCAGCTTAATTATCTTTGGTCTTATTACCTGCAAAGAGTCACGTATCTGCATCGATATAACAGTATCAACAACGTCATAGCTCGTTAACCCATAATGGATCCATGGTTTTGCACTTTCACTACACAGTTCGCTTATGGATTCAACCATTGCAGCTGTATCATGCTCGCTGACTGCTTCAAGCTCCTTCACCCTCTTCACCGTTATCCTGCCAGATCTTGCCTTCGCAGCTATCTCCTTCGCAGCTCTAACAGGAATTAACCCAAGTTCTCCTTGTGCCTCTGCAACACAAGCCTCAAACTCTAGCTCATACTCCAGACGCTTCTGTTCTTCAAAGACGCGCTTTATTTCATCACTCCCGTATCTTCCCGTATCTATTGGAAGGATAGGCATGGGCTCATTGCATAGATCTAGGAAAATAAACCTTTATCACTACATTTGCACCGATCTCGGACTAATTGGTTTCGTATGAACCGACTACAATGTGGTGAAAGATTGAATATCTGAAGGTGTCGATCATGGAACAAACCTAGAGTGTTATAGTTTAAATTGGTCAAAGATTAGACAAATCTGGGCGATATCTTTTGGTTTCACTAGATCAGATCAAGAAAATTGGAGATGTGGAGTACAGGATAGAACCAGATCATAGCAGGAATATGCGCATACCTGTTACGATCTATGCCAACGATTCACTGCTTAGCAAAATGGTAACCGACAGAACGCTTGATCAAGCAATGAATGTAGCCACAATGCCAGGGATGGTTAAGCATGTTGTTGTTCTACCAGATGGACATGAGGGCTACGGCTTCCCAGTCGGTGGCGTTGCCGCTTCAGATATCAACGAAGGGGTAATAAGCCCCGGCGGAGTTGGCTACGACATTAACTGCGGAGTAAGACTGGTCAGAACTAATCTTAATGAAAATGATGTTAGGGAAAAATTGAAGGAGTTGGTGAATGAATTATTCCATGCCGTACCATCTGGTGTTGGCAGTGAGGGCGCTATCAAATTAAGTAGTACAGAACTTGATAACGTACTAACTGAGGGTGTAAAGTGGGCCATAAGGAATGGTTATGGTTCTGAGGAGGACGCGGAGGTATGTGAGGAGAATGGAACTATGCAGGGTGCTGACCCAA from Nitrososphaerales archaeon includes:
- the purB gene encoding adenylosuccinate lyase: MPILPIDTGRYGSDEIKRVFEEQKRLEYELEFEACVAEAQGELGLIPVRAAKEIAAKARSGRITVKRVKELEAVSEHDTAAMVESISELCSESAKPWIHYGLTSYDVVDTVISMQIRDSLQVIRPKIIKLTTLLAEKAVKYRDVPAVGRTHGQHASIISFGLKFAVWASDMINHIERLTELQKRVLACKTLGVVGTGSLMGKKALDVQKLVAKKLKLHPVEAATQVVSRERYAEFMFAVAVIASTLDKIAVEIRNLQRTEIGEMSEPFKEGQIGSSAVPVKKNPIKSERTSSLARLVKAMVNVSLENVSLWHERDLSNSANERFTIPTAAILLDEMLNSMLRVIAGLRVDERRILRNLELTKGQIYAEFVLDVLVKKGKPRFDAYRAIQRIAFDATKKDIHFLDALNRDKELSSMLSTNELKAIFNPKNHLSASGVIIDNVAKMVKETCA